In Phenylobacterium hankyongense, the sequence GGCGGACCTGCAGCGCGCCGGCGCCTGGGGCCAGGCCAACGCGGGTCCCGTGGAAGACGCGCTGAAGGTTTGCGAGCCGGACGGGCCGCTGGCGCTGGCGCTGCGCTATGCGCCGCCGCTGGAACAGCCCGCCTTCGGAGCCTGGCGCCCCTGAACTCACGCGACGGCGCGGCGGCTCAATCGTCCGCGCGGATGTCGAACAGATCGCGGAACTGGCCGGGCTGGGAGCGCAGGTACTGGTCGGGGGCCTTCACCCGCGCCCCGAAGTGGGCGGCGGCGTGCCAGGGCCAGCGCGGGTCGTAGAGAATGGCGCGGGCAAGCGCGATCAGGTCGGCGTCGCCCGTGCCGACGATGGCTTCGGCCTGGTCGAAGCCGCTGATCATGCCGACCGCGATCACGGGCATCTTCGTTGCGGCCTTCACGGCGCGGGCGAGGGGGACCTGGTAGCTCGGCCCGACGGGGATCTGCTGGGCCGGCGTCAAGCCGGCGCTGGAGACGTGGACGGCGCTGCAGCCGCGGGCTTCCAGCGCCTCGGCGAAGGCGACGGTCTCGTCGATCGTCCAGCCGCCGGGCGCCCAGTCGGTCCCGGACACCCGCAGGGTGACCGGCCGGTCTGCCGGGAAGGCCGCGCGCACCGCCTCGAACACCTCGAGCGGGAAGCGCATCCGGTTCTCGAGTGAGCCGCCGTACTCGTCGTCGCGCCGGTTCGACAGCGGCGAGAGGAACTGGTGCAGCAAGTAGCCGTGCGCCCCGTGGAGCTGGACGGCGTCCAGGCCGAGACGCTCGGCGCGGCGGGCGGCGGCGACGAAGGCGTCCCGGACCCGGGCGAGCCCGTCGCGGTCCAGCGCTGTCGGCGCGTTCTCGGCCTCGGCGAAGGGGACCGGCGAGGGGGCCACGGTCTGCCAGCCGTTGGCGTGATCGGGCGGAATCTGCCCGCCGCCCTTCCACGGGACCTCGGTCGAGGCCTTGCGGCCGGCGTGCCCCAACTGGATGGCGATCGGAATGTCTGACCATCGCCGCACGCTCTTCAGGGTGAGGGCCATGGCGGCCTCGCACTCGTCCGAGTAGAGGCCCACGTCGCCGTAGGTGATGCGGCCTTCCGGGACGACGGCGGTCGCCTCGATGGTCAGCAGCGCCGCCCCTGACAGCGCCAGGTGCCCGAGGTGGATCACGTGCCAGTCGGTCATGCAGCCGTCCACGGCGGAATACTGGCACATGGGCGCGATCACGATGCGGTTGGCGAGCTCGAGGGCGCCGACCTGCAGCGGCGTGAAAAGCTTGGCGATGCTCATGGCCGGTCCTCTTCGATGATGGAGGCAGGAATACAGGGCCGCCGCCAGAAGGGCGAATGCGCGGCCGGGTTCCGGTTAACGCTCCGTTGGGGGGTCGGACCCCACCATGGCGGACCACTCTGGGGATTTTTTGTGAACGGCTTGGCTGTTGGGGTCGCGAAGGCGGCGGCGGATGCGCCGCATTTGGCCGAGGAGCTCCTCGCGTCCCTTCCGGTCGCCGTCAGGATCCTGTCGCTGCGCGGCGAGCTCGAATACCTGAACCCGGCCGCTCTGGCGGCGGTCGAGCAGGACCGCAGTGCCGAGAGCGTCGGTGCGTCCTGGCCGGCCCTGTGGCCGGCGGAGACCGCCCCCGCCATCGAGCAGGCGATGCGGTCGGCGGCGCAGGGCGAGCCGCACAGCCTCCGCGCCGTCCAGTGTTCGCGCGCCGGCGCCCGCCGGTGGTGGGACACCACGGTCTCCCCGATGCGCGACGCCGGCGGCGAGATCCACAAGCTGCTGGCGGTCTCCATCGACGTCACCCGTTCGGTGGAGGCGGAAGCCTTCTTCAACACCATCATCCAGCTGTTGCCGACGCCCCTGTTGGTGAAGACCGCCAGCGATGGTCGCTATGTGCTGATCAACCGCGCGGCGGAGGAGACGTTCGGCCTGTCCGGCGCAGTCGCCCTCGGCAAGACCGCCTTCGAACTGTTCCCACAGGAAGAGGCCCTGCTGTTCGCCGCGGAGGACGCCGACGTCATCCGCAGCGGCGAAACCCGCGTCTCCGAAGAGGAGCCGATCACGACGCGCGACAGCGGGGTCCGCTACTTCACGACCAAGAAGTTCGCGACCTACGAGGAGGACCGGCCGCTCCACCTGGTGGCCATCGGCGAGGACGTGACCGACAAGCGCGCCGCGGCGACCGCCCTCAAGCTGGCTGCGGCCCAGGCGGAGGCCGCCACCCAGGCCAAAAGCGCCTTCCTCGCCAACATGAGCCACGAGATCCGCACGCCGCTGAACGGCGTGGTGGGGGTCGCCGACCTGCTGGCGCGCACCTCGCTCACGGGCGAGCAGATCGAGCTGGTCGACATCATCCGGTCCTGCGGAGACACGCTCAACCGGATGCTGATGGACGTGCTCGACCTGTCGAAGATCGAGGCCGGCAAGTTCACGCTCTCGGCGGAGGCGTTCAACCTGGCGGAACTGGTCCGCAGCGTCTCGGGCCTGATGCGGCCGACGGCCCACGCCAAGGGCCTCACCTTCTCCTGCGACATCGACGCGGCCGCCCAGCGCAGCGTGCTCGGCGATCCCATCCGCCTGCGCCAGATCATCACCAACCTGCTCAGCAACGCCATCAAGTTCACTGAGTCCGGCTCCGTCGGCCTGTGCGTCCGCAGCGTCGCCCCCGACCGCTACCAGGTCGAGGTGCAGGACACCGGCATTGGTTTCGACGAGGAGGTGCGCCAGCAGCTGTTCGAGCGCTTCCAGCAGGCCGACGGGACGATCAACCGCCGGTTCGGGGGCACGGGCCTGGGCCTGGCCATCAGCCGGCAGCTGGCCTCGCTGATGGACGGCGAGCTCGACGCGGCGAGCGTCCCGGGGCAGGGCTCGCGGTTCACGCTCACCGTGCCGCTGGCGAGCGCCGAGGCCACGGCGGCGACGGAAGCCGGACCGGGTCGCCTGGATGCCCGCCCGACGCTTCGGCTCAGCGTGCTCGCGGTCGACGACCACGCCATCAACCGCAAGATCGTCCAGATGTCGCTCGAGGCGGCAGGGGCGAAGGTCTACCTCGCCAGAGACGGCGAGGAGGCGGTGCGACTGTTCCGCGAAGGCCGCTTCGACCTGGTCTTCATGGACATGCAGATGCCCGGCCTGGACGGCGTGGCCGCCACGCGGGAGATCCGGCGCATCGAGACCGAACGGCGCGCGCCGCGGACCCAGGTGGTCATGCTGACGGCCAACGCCTCGGATCAGCACGTGGCCCAGGCGCTCGCCGCCGGCGCCGACGCTCACCTCGCCAAGCCGTTGAAGCCTGACGCTCTTTTGTCAATCATCCTGCAACTTAAGGCTGATATTCCCCCGGACATAGCGTTGGAGGCGTAGCGTGACTGAAGCTTCGGGGGAACATCGGCTCCTGGTCCTGGTGGTGGACGACAACGCCACCAATCGCCTGGTGCTGGCCAAGACCGTGGAGCTGCTGGGCGGCCAGGTGATGTTCGCGGAGAACGGCGCCGAGGCCGTGGAGAGCGGCCGCCGCGAAGCCTTCGACCTGGTGCTGATGGATATCGCCATGCCGATCATGGACGGCATCGAAGCCACCCGCCGGCTGCGGGCCCATGGCGTCTCCACGCCGATCATCGCCGTCACCGCCCACATGGCGGAGCGCGATCTCCCCGGCCTGGTGGAGACCGGCTTCAACGACCTGATCGAAAAGCCGATCACCGTGCCGCCGATCGCCGAGGCGCTCGACTACGCCCGCGAAATCAGGCTGGCCTCCTAGTCTCCGGGGGTCGTTTCAGGCTTCCGCTTCGCTGCTGACCTTGGGACGATAATGCGCGACCAGATCGTCGTGTTCGGCGACCCGCACGGCGCGGGAGACGTTCAGCCGGGTGAAGACATGGGTCGAGCTCTGATCGCGCGCCGCCTTGCGCCACTTGGTCCGCGCGCCGGAAAGGTCCTCCGACGTACCGGCCAGCACGACGGTGAAGCCGGCGGGCTCCTCGCGCAGGACGACATAGTTGCCGGCCATGGGCGTATGAGCGGCGCCCTCGGGCCACAGGCGGAAGCGGTAGGTTCGGCCCGAACCCCCACGCAGATCGACAATCTCTCGCATTCGCACTCCACGAAACTATCCGGCGCGCTTCCGTGGCGCGGCCGTGAGCGTTCTGGCCTATGTCGGCGTTCTTCCGCCGGAGCCTCGGGGACCCGCTGACATGGTCAACGCTTTCGAACGCTTTCTAAAACCCCGACCGAGCCTTCCAAGCAAGGCTTCCCTTGGTCGTGGCGTAAATGTGATCCGCCAGACCTGGTTGCTGTCAGACGATCCGAGGACCGATCAACCGGAGATCGAGGTGCTCGCGACCCGCCGTACCGCCTCGGAGGCGGCCGACGTCGCCCGGGAGGCGGCCCTGGCCTTCCGGCGGCACGGCTTCCACAAGCCCAGCGGCTGCTGGTGGGGGGCCGACGAGGCGCGGTTCCACCGTTTCAGCGTGCGCGGCCAGTCGCCGCGGGCGACGGCGTCGGGAATCGCTGTCGCCCTGGCCGCCCTGGCGACGGTGGCGATCATCGTCCGCCGGCCGCGCAAGGGCGCCAGGGCGCAGAGCTAGACGACGTCGGCCGGCTGCAGGCCCGAGGACACCTTCCACAGGTCGATCCCGCCGTCGGTGGCGTGGGCGTCGATCTCCGCCAGCTCTTCGGCGGAGAACGCCGGCGCCTGTAGGGCGGCCAGCGAGTCCTCAAGCTGTTCGACGTTGCGCGCGCCGATCAGGGCGGCGGTCACCCGCGGATCGCGCAGCGTCCAGGCGATCGCCATCTGCGCCAGGCTCTGGCCGCGGCGCTGGGCGATGGCGTTCAGGGCCCCGATCCGCTCCAGGTTCTCCGGGCTGAGCAGCCTGGGGTTCAGCGACCCCTGCCGGGCGGCGCGGGAGTCGTGCGGCACCCCGCCGAGGTACTTGCGGGTCAGCATGCCCTGGGCGAGCGGCGAGAAGGCGATGCAGCCGACGCCAAGGTCTTCCAGCGTGTCGAGCAGGCCCTGTTCGATCCAGCGGTTGATCAGCGAGTAGGACGGCTGGTGGATCAGCAGGGGCACGCCCTCCGCCTTCAGGATCTCGTGCGCCTGCCGGGTCAGTTCCGGGGAATAGGAGGAGATGCCCACGTAGAGCGCCTTGCCCTGACGCCAGGCCTGGGCGAGGGCGCCCATGGTCTCCTCAAGCGGCGTGCTGGCGTCGACCCGGTGCGAGTAGAAGATGTCGACATAGTCGAGCCCCATGCGCTTGAGGCTCTGGTCGAGGCTGGCCAGCAGGTATTTCCGCGAGCCGCCGGGGCCGCCGTAGGGACCGGGCCACATGTCCCAGCCGGCCTTGGTGGAGATCACCAACTCGTCGCGGTGGGGCCGGAGGTCGAGGTCGAGGTAGCGGCCGAAGTTCTCCTCGGCGGAGCCGGGCGGCGGGCCGTAGTTGTTGGCCAGGTCGAAGTGGGTGACGCCCAGGTCGAAGGCGCGCCGCAGGACGCTGCGCCCGGTCTCGAAGACGTCGACGCCTCCGAAGTTCTGCCACAGGCCGAGCGAAATGGCGGGGAGGTCGAGCCCGCTTCGCCCGCAGCGGCGATAGGGCATGTGTCGATAGCGGTCGGGCGCGGCGAGGTAGGTCATCTGGTCTCCGTCGGTGGAGGCGCGCGGCCCCGGCACGCACTTCGGGTTTCGAAACCCCCGCCGCCCTACGGCCCGGCTGTCATTCGCGCGTCAACCGTTGCGTCGGCCGATCGCGACTTTTCGCCTGTCCGGCTCCCGCGCTATTCCGTGCGGCCGCCGAGCGCCCGGTAGAGGGTGACGACGTTCGCCAGGTCGTTCAGGCGCACCGCGACCGCGCCCTGTTGCGCCGCATAGAGGACGCGCTGGGCGTCCAGGGTGTTGAGGTAGGTGTCCGCGCCGCGCTCGTAGCGGGCGGTGGACAGGCGCAGGGCGTCGGCGGCGGCCACCACCAGGGCCTCCTGGGCGGTGCGCTGCTCGGCCAGGCCGCCGCGGCCCGCCAGGGCGTCGGCGACGTCGCGGAACGCAGCCTGGACGGCGCCTTCGTACTGCGCCACCGCGAAGTCCTTGGCGGCGCGGGCGCCGCGCAGGTTGGCGCGGTTGCGGCCGCCGGCGAAGATCGGCAGCACGACGCTGGGCGTGAAGCTCCAGCTGGCGTTCGCGCCCCGGAACAGGCTGGAGAGCGCCGGGCTCGCCCCGCCGGCCGCGCCGGTCAGGGTGATGCTGGGGAAGAAGGCGGCCCGCGCCGCGCCGATGTCGGCGTTGGCGGCGCGCAACTGATGCTCGGCCTGCAGCACGTCGGGCCGGGCCAGCAGGACGTCGGAGCGCACGCCCACCGGGATCGGCCGGAAGCTCGAGGCGACCTCCTCAAGACCGGCCGGGGTCTGGGCTTCGTCGACCGTGCGGCCCACCACCAGGTCCAGGGCGTTCTTGGCCTGGGCGGCGGCGATGGCGTAGCGGGCGGCGTCGGCGCGGGCCTGTTCGACCACGGTCTCGGCCTGCCTGACGTCGAGTTGCGAGGCGACGCCGGCGGTGAACCGGCGCTGCGTCAGCGCCAGGGACTCCTCGGCGCTGCGGCGGGTCGACAGCGCCAGGGTGACGAAAGAGCGGTCGGCGGCCAGCGTCAGGTAGCTGGTGGCGGTCTCGGCGATCAGGCTGAGCTGGACGGCGCGGCGACCCTCGTCGGTGGCGAGGTACTGCTCGAAGGCGGCGCGGGAAAGGCTGCGCTGGCGGCCGAACAGGTCGAGCTCGTAGGCGCTGACGGCGAGGCCCGCGGAGATCGTGCGGACGTTCTGGTGGCCGCCGCCCGGCAAGGGCGTGCGGACGTAGTTCGCCGAGGCGGTGGCGTCGAGCGTCGGGAACAGCAGGCTGCGCTGCGCCTCGAACTGGGCGCGGGCGATCTGCGCGTTGGCGACCGCGGCGCGCAGGTCGCGGTTGTCGGCCAGGGCGGTGTCGATCAGGGCGGCGAGCTTGGCATCGGCGACCAGGCCGCGCCAGTCGACCGGGCCCGCCACGGCGCCTGGGGTGGGCGCGGCGTAGGGCGCGCCCTGCGGCCAGCTCGACGGGATCGGGGCGGCCGGACGCCGATAGGCCGGGTCCAGCGAGCAGCCGCCGACCAGGGCGGCGGTGGCGACCAGGACGGCGGAAAGGCGGCGGATCATGGCTGGGCCCCCTCGACGGCCGGCCCGCCCGCCGGCGGCTCGACCTCGCCGCGCTTCCTCGGCGCGTAGCGGAGCACCAGCACGAAGAACAGCGGGGTGAACACCAGCGCCATGATGGTCGCCGAGAGCATGCCGCCGATCACGCCCGTGCCGATGTCGTTCTGGCTGCCCGCGCCCGCGCCGGTGGAGATCGCCAGCGGGAACACGCCGACCATGAAGGCCAGCGAGGTCATCAGGATCGGCCGCAGCCGCAGCCGCGCGGCGTGGATCGCCGCCTCGACCATGTCGACGCCGCGCTTGCGGGCGTCCACCGCGAACTCGACGATGAGGATGGCGTTCTTGGCGGCCAGGCCCATGGTGGTCAGCAGGCCGACCTGGAAATAGATGTCGTTGTAGAGCCCGCGCAGGCTGGCCGCGAGCAGGGCGCCGACCACGCCCAGCGGCAGGATCAGCAGCACCGCGACCGGGATCGACCAGCTCTCGTAGAGGGCCGCCAGGCAGAGGAAGACCACCAGGATCGAGAGCCCGTAGAGCATCGGCGCCTGGGCGCCGGAGGCGCGCTCCTGCAGCGACAGCCCGGTCCATTCCAAGCCGACGCCGGGCGGCAGCCTGGCGACCATCTTCTCCATGGCGGTCATGGCCGCGCCCGAGCTCTTGCCGGGCGCGGCCTGGCCCTGGATTTCGAACGAGGGCAGGCCGTTGTAGCGCTGCAGCTGGGCCGGGCCGTAGGTCCAGCCGATGTTGGCGAAGGAGGAGAACGGCGTCATCGTCCCGGCGTTGTTGCGCACGTTCCAGGAGAACAGGTCGTCGGGCTTGCTGCGGAACGGCGCGTCGCCCTGCATGTAGACCCGCTTCACGCGGTCGCGATCGATGAAGTCGTTGACGTAGGTCGCGCCCCACGCGGCGCTGAGCGTGCTGTTGATGTCGGCCTGGTTGAGGCCGAGCGCGCCGGCGCGGGCGGTGTCGACGTCGACGTGCAGCTGCGGGGTGTCGTCATGGCCGTTGGGCCGCACCGCGACGAGGGTCGGGTCCTGCGCCGCCATGCCGAGCAGCTGGTTGCGCGCCGCCAGGAAGTCCTGGTGGCTGAGGTTGCCGCGGTTCTCCAGCTGCAGGTCGAAGC encodes:
- a CDS encoding NADH:flavin oxidoreductase/NADH oxidase, whose product is MSIAKLFTPLQVGALELANRIVIAPMCQYSAVDGCMTDWHVIHLGHLALSGAALLTIEATAVVPEGRITYGDVGLYSDECEAAMALTLKSVRRWSDIPIAIQLGHAGRKASTEVPWKGGGQIPPDHANGWQTVAPSPVPFAEAENAPTALDRDGLARVRDAFVAAARRAERLGLDAVQLHGAHGYLLHQFLSPLSNRRDDEYGGSLENRMRFPLEVFEAVRAAFPADRPVTLRVSGTDWAPGGWTIDETVAFAEALEARGCSAVHVSSAGLTPAQQIPVGPSYQVPLARAVKAATKMPVIAVGMISGFDQAEAIVGTGDADLIALARAILYDPRWPWHAAAHFGARVKAPDQYLRSQPGQFRDLFDIRADD
- a CDS encoding PAS domain-containing sensor histidine kinase encodes the protein MAEELLASLPVAVRILSLRGELEYLNPAALAAVEQDRSAESVGASWPALWPAETAPAIEQAMRSAAQGEPHSLRAVQCSRAGARRWWDTTVSPMRDAGGEIHKLLAVSIDVTRSVEAEAFFNTIIQLLPTPLLVKTASDGRYVLINRAAEETFGLSGAVALGKTAFELFPQEEALLFAAEDADVIRSGETRVSEEEPITTRDSGVRYFTTKKFATYEEDRPLHLVAIGEDVTDKRAAATALKLAAAQAEAATQAKSAFLANMSHEIRTPLNGVVGVADLLARTSLTGEQIELVDIIRSCGDTLNRMLMDVLDLSKIEAGKFTLSAEAFNLAELVRSVSGLMRPTAHAKGLTFSCDIDAAAQRSVLGDPIRLRQIITNLLSNAIKFTESGSVGLCVRSVAPDRYQVEVQDTGIGFDEEVRQQLFERFQQADGTINRRFGGTGLGLAISRQLASLMDGELDAASVPGQGSRFTLTVPLASAEATAATEAGPGRLDARPTLRLSVLAVDDHAINRKIVQMSLEAAGAKVYLARDGEEAVRLFREGRFDLVFMDMQMPGLDGVAATREIRRIETERRAPRTQVVMLTANASDQHVAQALAAGADAHLAKPLKPDALLSIILQLKADIPPDIALEA
- a CDS encoding response regulator is translated as MTEASGEHRLLVLVVDDNATNRLVLAKTVELLGGQVMFAENGAEAVESGRREAFDLVLMDIAMPIMDGIEATRRLRAHGVSTPIIAVTAHMAERDLPGLVETGFNDLIEKPITVPPIAEALDYAREIRLAS
- the mgrA gene encoding L-glyceraldehyde 3-phosphate reductase; the protein is MTYLAAPDRYRHMPYRRCGRSGLDLPAISLGLWQNFGGVDVFETGRSVLRRAFDLGVTHFDLANNYGPPPGSAEENFGRYLDLDLRPHRDELVISTKAGWDMWPGPYGGPGGSRKYLLASLDQSLKRMGLDYVDIFYSHRVDASTPLEETMGALAQAWRQGKALYVGISSYSPELTRQAHEILKAEGVPLLIHQPSYSLINRWIEQGLLDTLEDLGVGCIAFSPLAQGMLTRKYLGGVPHDSRAARQGSLNPRLLSPENLERIGALNAIAQRRGQSLAQMAIAWTLRDPRVTAALIGARNVEQLEDSLAALQAPAFSAEELAEIDAHATDGGIDLWKVSSGLQPADVV
- a CDS encoding efflux transporter outer membrane subunit, whose translation is MIRRLSAVLVATAALVGGCSLDPAYRRPAAPIPSSWPQGAPYAAPTPGAVAGPVDWRGLVADAKLAALIDTALADNRDLRAAVANAQIARAQFEAQRSLLFPTLDATASANYVRTPLPGGGHQNVRTISAGLAVSAYELDLFGRQRSLSRAAFEQYLATDEGRRAVQLSLIAETATSYLTLAADRSFVTLALSTRRSAEESLALTQRRFTAGVASQLDVRQAETVVEQARADAARYAIAAAQAKNALDLVVGRTVDEAQTPAGLEEVASSFRPIPVGVRSDVLLARPDVLQAEHQLRAANADIGAARAAFFPSITLTGAAGGASPALSSLFRGANASWSFTPSVVLPIFAGGRNRANLRGARAAKDFAVAQYEGAVQAAFRDVADALAGRGGLAEQRTAQEALVVAAADALRLSTARYERGADTYLNTLDAQRVLYAAQQGAVAVRLNDLANVVTLYRALGGRTE